One window of the Conexibacter sp. SYSU D00693 genome contains the following:
- a CDS encoding alpha/beta fold hydrolase: protein MADHLAADLLVHVSAMVPVPGERFMAWWSATGHEASGHAPLDDELAAYMHDVDPELARQALARAQPEFHAPEEPWPLVAQPDVPTRFVLCTEDRFFPAAWMREVVRRRLGVEPDELEASHSPYLSRPAELAGRLDGYVAQPAAASGRGTGSG, encoded by the coding sequence GTGGCCGACCACCTCGCCGCCGACCTGCTCGTCCACGTCTCGGCGATGGTCCCCGTGCCGGGCGAGCGCTTCATGGCGTGGTGGTCGGCGACCGGGCACGAGGCCTCCGGCCACGCGCCCCTCGACGACGAGCTCGCGGCCTACATGCACGACGTCGACCCCGAGCTCGCGCGCCAGGCGCTGGCCCGGGCGCAGCCGGAGTTCCACGCGCCCGAGGAGCCGTGGCCGCTGGTCGCCCAGCCGGACGTCCCGACCCGGTTCGTCCTGTGCACCGAGGACCGCTTCTTCCCGGCGGCCTGGATGCGCGAGGTAGTGCGCCGGCGGCTGGGGGTCGAGCCCGACGAGCTGGAGGCCAGCCACTCGCCGTACCTCAGCCGCCCGGCGGAGCTCGCCGGGCGGCTGGACGGCTACGTCGCGCAGCCGGCCGCCGCTAGCGGCCGTGGAACGGGATCGGGCTGA
- a CDS encoding BtrH N-terminal domain-containing protein, with product MGASADLLERFPHRLGGHCGSGALRALLEHEVLDLGAGPLSEGAVFGLAGGLGFLFAELPDARPPVYLVGRTGRLEEDLATNLGAGLDLLETDDPARGWADLRDELDAGRPAMVWADIGHLEYLRVRMHNTRHDVVVVGYDEAAGVAFVADNDRDELQRCSLASLARARASDAFPGPNRHRVFRYRWPVALPAPREAVTAGLRRAVANMREAVSFLPGAEHGAGLPGVATFAASYPTWAGWDDELLDQALSGLRVFVVKAGTGGAMFRSLHAEFLHDAAALLGDAALDRAAEGYDALAEAWVGLAGCAREHDHGAGLPLVDEVARREAEGVAAMERWLAGSS from the coding sequence ATGGGCGCCTCCGCCGACCTGCTCGAGCGCTTCCCGCACCGCCTCGGCGGCCACTGCGGCTCGGGTGCGCTGCGCGCGCTGCTCGAGCACGAGGTCCTCGACCTCGGCGCCGGGCCGCTGTCGGAGGGCGCGGTCTTCGGCCTCGCCGGCGGGCTCGGGTTCCTCTTCGCCGAGCTCCCCGACGCGCGGCCGCCCGTCTACCTCGTGGGGCGCACGGGCAGGCTCGAGGAAGACCTCGCCACGAACCTCGGTGCGGGGCTCGACCTGCTCGAGACCGACGACCCGGCCCGCGGGTGGGCCGACCTGCGCGACGAGCTCGACGCGGGGCGGCCGGCGATGGTCTGGGCCGACATCGGCCACCTGGAGTACCTGCGCGTGCGGATGCACAACACGCGCCACGACGTCGTGGTCGTCGGCTACGACGAGGCCGCGGGCGTCGCGTTCGTCGCCGACAACGACCGGGACGAGCTCCAGCGCTGCTCGCTGGCCTCCCTCGCGCGCGCCCGCGCGTCGGACGCGTTCCCGGGCCCGAACCGCCACCGGGTCTTCCGCTACCGGTGGCCGGTGGCGCTGCCCGCGCCACGCGAGGCCGTGACCGCGGGCCTGCGCCGGGCGGTGGCGAACATGCGCGAGGCGGTGAGCTTCCTGCCCGGCGCCGAGCACGGCGCCGGGCTCCCGGGGGTCGCGACGTTCGCGGCCTCCTACCCGACGTGGGCGGGCTGGGACGACGAGCTCCTCGACCAGGCGCTGTCGGGCCTGCGGGTGTTCGTCGTGAAGGCCGGCACGGGCGGCGCGATGTTCCGCTCGCTGCACGCGGAGTTCCTCCACGACGCGGCGGCGCTGCTCGGCGACGCGGCGCTGGACCGGGCGGCGGAGGGCTACGACGCGCTGGCGGAGGCGTGGGTGGGTCTGGCGGGGTGCGCCCGCGAGCACGACCACGGCGCCGGGCTGCCGCTCGTCGACGAGGTCGCCCGCCGCGAGGCCGAGGGCGTCGCGGCGATGGAGCGATGGCTGGCTGGCTCGTCGTAG
- a CDS encoding winged helix DNA-binding domain-containing protein: MARGDLGLVRRRLVAQRLTGIASATPAEAAGWALAIQGQEAAEVRWSIAQRTRGATDASVGAALDRGELVRTHVLRPTWHVVAPEDLRWLLRLTGPRVQRTNAPYYRQAGLDDALLARLHDVLRAELEGGRARTKQELMPALAEGGMADDPWVAGCALMHAELEALICNGPRARTRHTYALCDERGVPPAPERDREDDVAELCVRFLRSHGPSTAKDLGWWSSLTLADLQAGLGRAGEAVVEQDGGLWSAADPPPRRRRGAPRALLLGTFDELVVAHQGVRYVWRGEPGEALSMRPVLVDGETVGSWRRTTGKRALAVEVVLRAPLDDDEHAAVAAEAERLGAFHGLPVTLEVRAAAP; this comes from the coding sequence ATGGCGCGCGGCGACCTGGGGCTGGTGCGACGGCGGCTCGTCGCCCAGCGCCTCACCGGCATCGCCTCGGCCACGCCCGCCGAGGCAGCCGGGTGGGCGCTGGCGATCCAGGGCCAGGAGGCGGCGGAGGTTCGGTGGTCGATCGCCCAGCGCACGCGCGGCGCCACGGACGCGAGCGTCGGCGCGGCGCTGGACCGCGGGGAGCTGGTGCGCACGCACGTGCTGCGCCCGACCTGGCACGTCGTCGCCCCCGAGGACCTGCGCTGGCTCCTGCGCCTCACGGGACCGCGCGTGCAGCGCACCAACGCGCCGTACTACCGCCAGGCCGGGCTCGACGACGCGCTGCTGGCGCGGCTGCACGACGTGCTGCGCGCCGAGCTCGAAGGCGGCCGCGCACGCACGAAGCAGGAGCTCATGCCCGCGCTCGCCGAGGGCGGCATGGCCGACGACCCGTGGGTCGCCGGGTGCGCGCTCATGCACGCCGAGCTCGAGGCGCTGATCTGCAACGGGCCGCGGGCGCGGACCCGCCACACCTACGCGCTGTGCGACGAGCGCGGCGTGCCGCCGGCGCCCGAGCGCGACCGCGAGGACGACGTCGCCGAGCTGTGCGTCCGGTTCCTGCGCTCCCACGGCCCGTCGACCGCGAAGGACCTCGGGTGGTGGTCGAGCCTGACGCTCGCCGACCTGCAGGCCGGCCTCGGCCGCGCGGGCGAGGCGGTGGTCGAGCAGGACGGCGGGCTGTGGAGCGCCGCCGACCCCCCGCCCCGCCGGCGCCGGGGCGCGCCGCGGGCGCTGCTGCTCGGCACGTTCGACGAGCTCGTCGTCGCCCACCAGGGCGTGCGCTACGTCTGGCGGGGCGAGCCTGGCGAGGCGCTGTCCATGCGGCCGGTGCTCGTCGACGGCGAGACCGTCGGCAGCTGGCGGCGCACGACGGGCAAGCGGGCGCTGGCCGTCGAGGTCGTCCTGCGCGCGCCGCTCGACGACGACGAGCACGCGGCGGTGGCGGCCGAGGCCGAGCGCCTCGGCGCGTTCCACGGGCTGCCCGTGACGCTCGAGGTCCGCGCCGCCGCGCCCTAG
- a CDS encoding prepilin-type N-terminal cleavage/methylation domain-containing protein, whose amino-acid sequence MAVVLRRLRRDQAGFTLLEVLAAMVVLAVGVLPAMEVFTRGHQTASTAQNVQVASNVATEAIEELRALPYAKLAAGAIRQVATPGGVEGPGRLGAGTYAMPATDQEPAHDEPLVPASTDASAPPSYERVTVKTDEGARTVDVWRVASFRTESCPVLDLSALLARIGPMRDAIAALLSTSGGALGELVGADGTGGLLGKVVTDTQGAQAKLTGLVMNLLGALVGQKTQAALQASLTAVQGGTAPLRASLATLRASLASFAAKLAELQTRLSGDGALGGKVLDLCQLPDDGALPDLRDLATVHDALGPLTTQLEGLLSGTSSLSAKVTSLSTSLGNVVGGLLGGLLSTISGQADAVSSAAQALGLPVSLSLTAAGGDQVSATPRSGALDLATLVDRQLGRTGDLLSLLTTGNARNTVRVTVAVRVVGSRDTGPQRPIWVSTVITNPGAHVL is encoded by the coding sequence GTGGCCGTAGTCCTGCGCCGCCTGCGCCGCGACCAGGCGGGCTTCACCCTCCTGGAGGTCCTCGCCGCGATGGTCGTCCTGGCCGTCGGCGTGCTGCCCGCGATGGAGGTCTTCACCCGCGGACACCAGACCGCGTCGACCGCCCAGAACGTCCAGGTCGCCTCGAACGTCGCGACGGAGGCCATCGAGGAGCTCCGCGCGCTGCCCTACGCCAAGCTCGCCGCGGGCGCGATCCGCCAGGTGGCGACGCCCGGGGGCGTCGAGGGCCCAGGCCGCCTGGGCGCCGGGACCTACGCGATGCCCGCGACCGACCAGGAGCCGGCGCACGACGAGCCGCTGGTGCCCGCCTCGACCGACGCGTCCGCGCCGCCCTCCTACGAGCGCGTGACCGTCAAGACCGACGAGGGGGCGCGCACGGTCGACGTCTGGCGGGTCGCCTCGTTCCGCACCGAGTCCTGCCCCGTGCTCGACCTCAGCGCGCTGCTGGCCCGGATCGGCCCGATGCGCGACGCGATCGCCGCGCTCCTGTCCACCTCGGGCGGGGCGCTGGGCGAGCTCGTCGGAGCCGACGGGACCGGCGGGCTGCTGGGCAAGGTCGTCACCGACACGCAGGGCGCGCAGGCCAAGCTCACCGGCCTGGTCATGAACCTCCTCGGCGCGCTGGTCGGCCAGAAGACGCAGGCCGCGCTCCAGGCGTCGCTGACCGCCGTGCAGGGCGGCACCGCGCCGCTGCGCGCCTCGCTCGCGACGCTGCGCGCGTCGCTGGCGAGCTTCGCCGCGAAGCTCGCCGAGCTGCAGACGCGGCTGTCGGGCGACGGGGCCCTGGGCGGCAAGGTCCTCGACCTCTGCCAGCTGCCCGACGACGGCGCGCTGCCGGACCTGCGCGACCTCGCGACGGTCCACGACGCGCTCGGGCCGCTCACCACCCAGCTCGAGGGGCTGCTGTCGGGGACCTCGAGCCTCAGCGCGAAGGTGACGTCGCTGTCGACCTCGCTGGGCAACGTCGTCGGCGGCCTGCTCGGCGGGCTGCTGTCCACGATCTCGGGCCAGGCCGACGCGGTCAGCTCGGCCGCGCAGGCGCTCGGCCTCCCGGTCTCGCTCTCGCTCACGGCGGCGGGCGGCGACCAGGTGTCCGCCACGCCGCGCAGCGGCGCGCTGGACCTCGCGACGCTCGTCGACCGCCAGCTCGGCCGCACGGGCGACCTGCTCTCGCTGCTGACGACGGGCAACGCGCGCAACACCGTGCGCGTGACGGTCGCGGTCCGCGTCGTCGGCTCGCGCGACACCGGCCCGCAGCGCCCGATCTGGGTGTCCACGGTGATCACGAACCCGGGGGCCCACGTCCTGTGA
- a CDS encoding aldo/keto reductase: MAHRTLGTDGLETAALGLGCMGMSDLYGPADEGEAVATIHAAIDAGITLLDTGDFYGMGRNELLIARALRERSRDDVAISVKFGAQRDPAGQWLGYDARPQAVKTALAYTLNRLGTDHIDVYRPARLDPNVPIEETVGAIAELVEAGYVRHIGLSEVGADTIRRAAAVHPITDLQIEYSLISRGLEAEVLPTCRELGIGVTAYGVLSRGLLSGHWDAGRELGATDFRAHSPRFQGENLDRNLQLAATLRELADEHDATAAQLAIAWVLSRGEDVVPLVGARRRDRLHEALGALQVQLSDDELARIEQAIPADAAAGSRYPEPQMGSLDSER; this comes from the coding sequence ATCGCCCACCGCACCCTCGGCACCGACGGCCTCGAGACCGCCGCGCTCGGCCTCGGCTGCATGGGGATGTCGGACCTCTACGGCCCCGCCGACGAGGGCGAGGCCGTCGCCACCATCCACGCCGCCATCGACGCGGGCATCACGCTCCTCGACACCGGCGACTTCTACGGCATGGGCCGCAACGAGCTGCTCATCGCCCGCGCGCTGCGCGAGCGCTCGCGCGACGACGTCGCGATCAGCGTGAAGTTCGGCGCCCAGCGCGATCCGGCGGGCCAGTGGCTGGGCTACGACGCCCGGCCGCAGGCGGTCAAGACCGCGCTGGCCTACACCCTCAACCGCCTCGGCACCGACCACATCGACGTCTACCGCCCGGCCCGCCTGGACCCGAACGTGCCGATCGAGGAGACGGTCGGCGCCATCGCCGAGCTCGTCGAGGCCGGCTACGTGCGCCACATCGGCCTCTCCGAGGTCGGCGCCGACACCATCCGCCGCGCCGCGGCCGTCCACCCGATCACCGACCTGCAGATCGAGTACTCCCTGATCTCCCGCGGGCTGGAGGCCGAGGTGCTGCCGACCTGCCGCGAGCTGGGCATCGGCGTGACGGCCTACGGCGTCCTCTCGCGGGGCCTGCTCAGCGGCCACTGGGACGCCGGCCGGGAGCTCGGGGCGACGGACTTCCGCGCCCACAGCCCGCGCTTCCAGGGGGAGAACCTCGACCGCAACCTCCAGCTCGCCGCGACCCTGCGCGAGCTCGCCGACGAGCACGACGCGACCGCGGCGCAGCTCGCGATCGCGTGGGTCCTGTCGCGCGGCGAGGACGTCGTCCCGCTCGTCGGTGCCCGCCGCCGCGACCGCCTCCACGAGGCGCTCGGGGCGCTGCAGGTGCAGCTGAGCGACGACGAGCTCGCCCGCATCGAGCAGGCGATCCCGGCCGACGCCGCCGCCGGCTCGCGCTACCCGGAGCCGCAGATGGGCTCGCTGGACAGCGAGCGCTAG
- a CDS encoding LysE family translocator: MRAARPRLKLPDRMSSDVLHALGSGLLAGWAVAVPLGAMGVLLVDLAARHGVRAAAPAALGVATADLAYATVAAAAGLAVNDALDPVRDEARWVSAGVLAAMALVLLVLATRPAPERHDGLAPRPATTFARFLGLTAVNPTTAATFAALIAGLPAVSTAGADAKAVFVAAVFLASASWQLLLVAAGGVLHHRLPAQTRPLTAGLGAILVLALAVRTALG, from the coding sequence TTGCGCGCCGCCCGGCCGCGCCTCAAGCTGCCCGACCGCATGTCCTCGGACGTCCTGCACGCGCTGGGCAGCGGGCTCCTGGCGGGCTGGGCCGTCGCCGTGCCGCTCGGCGCGATGGGCGTCCTGCTGGTCGACCTCGCCGCCCGCCACGGCGTCCGTGCCGCGGCTCCTGCCGCGCTCGGCGTGGCGACGGCCGACCTCGCGTACGCCACGGTAGCGGCCGCCGCCGGTCTGGCGGTGAACGACGCGCTGGACCCGGTCCGCGACGAGGCGCGGTGGGTCAGCGCCGGCGTCCTGGCCGCCATGGCGCTCGTGCTCCTCGTCCTGGCGACGCGGCCCGCGCCCGAGCGCCACGACGGGCTCGCGCCGCGCCCGGCCACGACCTTCGCCCGCTTCCTCGGGCTCACCGCGGTCAACCCGACGACCGCCGCCACGTTCGCCGCGCTCATCGCCGGCCTGCCCGCCGTCAGCACCGCCGGCGCCGACGCCAAGGCCGTCTTCGTCGCCGCGGTCTTCCTCGCCTCGGCGAGCTGGCAGCTGCTGCTCGTCGCCGCCGGCGGCGTCCTGCACCACCGCCTGCCGGCGCAGACCCGGCCGCTCACCGCAGGGCTGGGCGCGATCCTCGTCCTGGCGCTCGCGGTGCGGACCGCGCTGGGCTAG
- a CDS encoding adenylate/guanylate cyclase domain-containing protein: MREDLTPELLVRMGLVDDPGSPEVTLVLEAFAQAQAAGIDPDVAGALLQAYGRAVGRIANAEADLAVHRLERLPPEEREAQTELLLDELLPLATTVFDAFHRFQVRRLVQRRLRLPADVVEGPDHDATPASVAFVDLCDSTGFMRDASVGQIRALADEVYLAGQEVAVRHDVLAAKFLGDGVLLVSREREALVDATRAAVAELGRRTPMSASAGMAHGPVLRRAGDYYGMPVNLAARLAELAPPETVYADAGAVLPGAPVTMWATVAPRGVREDLRVAVLRPS, encoded by the coding sequence GTGCGCGAGGACCTCACCCCCGAGCTCCTCGTCCGGATGGGGCTGGTCGACGACCCGGGATCGCCCGAGGTCACGCTCGTCCTCGAGGCCTTCGCCCAGGCCCAGGCGGCCGGGATCGACCCCGACGTGGCCGGCGCGCTGCTGCAGGCCTACGGCCGGGCGGTGGGGCGCATCGCCAACGCCGAGGCCGACCTCGCCGTCCATCGCCTCGAGCGCCTGCCGCCCGAGGAGCGCGAGGCACAGACCGAGCTGCTGCTCGACGAGCTGCTGCCCCTCGCGACGACGGTGTTCGACGCCTTCCACCGCTTCCAGGTCCGCCGGCTCGTCCAGCGGCGGCTGCGGCTGCCGGCCGACGTGGTCGAGGGGCCCGACCACGATGCCACCCCCGCCTCGGTGGCCTTCGTCGACCTCTGCGACTCGACGGGCTTCATGCGCGACGCGAGCGTCGGGCAGATCCGCGCCCTGGCCGACGAGGTCTACCTCGCCGGCCAGGAGGTCGCGGTCCGCCACGACGTGCTCGCCGCGAAGTTCCTGGGCGACGGCGTCCTGCTCGTGAGCCGCGAGCGCGAGGCGCTCGTCGACGCGACCCGCGCCGCGGTGGCCGAGCTGGGCCGGCGCACGCCGATGTCGGCCTCGGCGGGCATGGCCCACGGCCCGGTCCTGCGACGCGCGGGCGACTACTACGGGATGCCCGTGAACCTCGCCGCGCGGCTCGCGGAGCTCGCGCCGCCGGAGACGGTCTACGCCGACGCGGGCGCGGTCCTCCCCGGCGCGCCGGTCACCATGTGGGCGACCGTCGCGCCGCGCGGCGTGCGGGAGGACCTGCGCGTCGCGGTGCTGCGCCCGAGCTAG
- a CDS encoding sigma-70 family RNA polymerase sigma factor, which translates to MSATLPPIAGTTSAVLRPGASDRDLAARAAAGDPQAFEALYDRYASRVLTLCERILGSSHDAADATQETFIRVLKRLPTLGLKEESLAPYLFTAARHVCFDLRGKHATTDVVDEVPDAPRDVVGNRAPHAAGEDPERSALIGDDQVDVRAACQRLNPRHREVLFLREVEELSYDDIGRVMDMNANAVAQLLSRARLRLRDELRGGALAAFSPGTKSCERAATLLSKQLDGKVKDPADLAWLDQHLADCDRCRLARESLAEAGRSYRMLAPLVPLEVLRRETIAKAAGTLEELRAAADGAADDHREGGDGGAGGSGTTATGAATGAAAGMAARPSIAEAVRQHRGRLLAAAVTLAGLAVLLTPRTVTVSDPPAPAPQATPAALAVPGAALPSTPSSGGEDRSSSPSGARRAPRRAGGGAVPVLGLPLDQVVDGAAPALRRESTTGSAPRTATTPRRRGSRVQGQAGPGSGQAPSSTSRPQQPAPTADPGPSTPPSGDGPASQPDPPASSTPDPPKADPTPTTPPTSTTPTDPPRGDGGTRPPKPPVADPGPKDPGTDNGQQPGDGDVIG; encoded by the coding sequence ATGAGCGCGACGCTCCCACCCATCGCGGGGACGACCTCCGCGGTCCTGCGCCCCGGCGCCTCGGACCGCGACCTCGCCGCGCGCGCCGCCGCCGGCGATCCGCAGGCCTTCGAGGCCCTCTACGACCGCTACGCCTCGCGCGTCCTGACGCTCTGCGAGCGCATCCTCGGCTCGTCGCACGACGCCGCCGACGCCACGCAGGAGACGTTCATCCGCGTCCTCAAGCGGCTGCCGACGCTGGGCCTGAAGGAGGAGAGCCTCGCGCCCTACCTCTTCACGGCCGCGCGCCACGTCTGCTTCGACCTGCGCGGCAAGCACGCGACCACCGACGTCGTCGACGAGGTGCCCGACGCGCCGCGCGACGTCGTCGGCAACCGCGCGCCCCACGCGGCCGGGGAGGACCCTGAGCGGTCAGCGCTCATCGGCGACGACCAGGTCGACGTCCGCGCCGCGTGCCAGCGCCTGAACCCGCGCCACCGCGAGGTGCTCTTCCTGCGCGAGGTCGAGGAGCTCTCCTACGACGACATCGGGCGCGTCATGGACATGAACGCCAACGCCGTGGCGCAGCTGCTCAGCCGCGCCCGGCTGCGGCTGCGCGACGAGCTGCGCGGTGGTGCGCTCGCCGCCTTCTCCCCGGGCACGAAGAGCTGCGAGAGGGCGGCGACGCTGCTGTCCAAGCAGCTGGACGGCAAGGTCAAGGACCCGGCCGACCTCGCCTGGCTCGACCAGCACCTGGCCGACTGCGACCGCTGCCGGCTGGCCCGCGAGTCGCTGGCCGAGGCCGGACGCTCCTACCGGATGCTGGCGCCGCTGGTGCCGCTCGAGGTCCTGCGCCGCGAGACGATCGCCAAGGCCGCCGGCACGCTCGAGGAGCTGCGCGCCGCGGCCGACGGCGCCGCCGACGACCACCGCGAGGGCGGGGACGGCGGCGCGGGCGGCTCCGGGACCACGGCCACGGGCGCCGCGACCGGAGCGGCCGCCGGCATGGCCGCCCGGCCGAGCATCGCCGAGGCCGTCCGCCAGCACCGCGGCCGGCTCCTCGCCGCCGCCGTCACGCTCGCCGGCCTCGCCGTCCTGCTGACGCCGCGCACCGTCACCGTCTCCGACCCGCCGGCCCCCGCGCCGCAGGCGACGCCGGCCGCGCTGGCCGTCCCGGGCGCCGCGCTGCCCAGCACGCCGTCGTCGGGCGGCGAGGACCGCTCGTCGTCGCCGTCGGGCGCGCGCCGCGCGCCGCGCCGCGCCGGCGGCGGGGCCGTGCCCGTCCTGGGTCTCCCGCTCGACCAGGTCGTCGACGGCGCCGCGCCCGCGCTGCGCCGCGAGTCCACCACCGGCAGCGCGCCGCGGACGGCCACGACGCCGCGCCGGCGCGGCAGCCGGGTGCAGGGCCAGGCCGGCCCGGGCTCGGGCCAGGCGCCGTCGAGCACCTCGCGCCCGCAGCAGCCCGCGCCGACCGCCGACCCCGGTCCCAGCACCCCGCCGAGCGGGGACGGCCCGGCGTCCCAGCCCGACCCGCCGGCCTCGTCGACCCCCGACCCGCCGAAGGCCGACCCGACGCCGACCACGCCGCCCACGAGCACCACGCCGACCGACCCGCCCCGAGGGGACGGCGGCACCCGGCCGCCCAAGCCGCCCGTCGCCGACCCCGGTCCGAAGGACCCCGGGACCGACAACGGCCAGCAGCCCGGTGACGGCGACGTGATCGGCTAG
- a CDS encoding YkvA family protein, whose product MAGWLVVVLAVLGVYVLFVAGLVVAGRAEAARALAGFVPDCARLVAGLARDPAVPRVRRWSLVALALYLASPLDLVPDVIPVAGQLDDAILLAVALRGVVRSAGTAAVRRHWHGPEAGLRVVLALARSRQEALSLRRDA is encoded by the coding sequence ATGGCTGGCTGGCTCGTCGTAGTCCTCGCCGTCCTCGGGGTCTACGTGCTCTTCGTCGCCGGGCTCGTCGTCGCCGGCCGCGCCGAGGCGGCGCGGGCGCTCGCGGGCTTCGTGCCCGACTGCGCGCGGCTCGTGGCCGGCCTGGCCCGCGACCCCGCCGTGCCGCGCGTGCGCCGGTGGTCGCTCGTCGCGCTGGCGCTCTACCTCGCGTCGCCGCTGGACCTCGTGCCCGACGTCATCCCGGTCGCCGGCCAGCTCGACGACGCCATCCTGCTCGCGGTGGCCCTGCGCGGCGTCGTGCGGTCCGCGGGCACGGCGGCGGTGCGCCGCCACTGGCACGGTCCCGAGGCGGGGCTGCGCGTCGTCCTCGCCCTGGCGCGGTCCCGTCAGGAGGCGCTGAGCCTCCGCCGCGACGCCTAG
- a CDS encoding gamma-glutamyl-gamma-aminobutyrate hydrolase family protein translates to MRPLIGVTTSELRETAEADQGAYFDPGKREMALGMTYMRAIERAGGLPVVLPPMALDAVGPLLDQLDGLCLSGGPDLHPAAYGAKPHPRLGETEPSLDRFEYALAREADTRGVPVLGVCRGAQAMNVARGGTLHQHLDGHRQAEPGVQPTHEVEVREGSLLARTLGATEARVNSFHHQAVAVLGKGLQVTAYAPDGVIEAFEAPGRKLYLGVQWHAETLVDDPAQLALFELLVARAAGRLMPAGTAPVMAPPRWRPAPRVPARRSTPASRRR, encoded by the coding sequence ATGCGCCCGCTGATCGGCGTGACCACCTCGGAGCTGCGCGAGACGGCCGAGGCCGACCAGGGCGCCTACTTCGACCCGGGCAAGCGCGAGATGGCGCTCGGCATGACCTACATGCGCGCGATCGAGCGCGCCGGCGGCCTGCCCGTCGTCCTGCCGCCGATGGCGCTCGACGCGGTCGGACCGCTGCTCGACCAGCTCGACGGCCTGTGCCTGTCCGGCGGGCCCGACCTCCATCCCGCCGCCTACGGCGCCAAGCCCCACCCGCGACTGGGCGAGACCGAGCCGTCGCTGGACCGCTTCGAGTACGCGCTCGCGCGCGAGGCCGACACGCGCGGCGTGCCGGTGCTCGGCGTCTGTCGCGGCGCCCAGGCGATGAACGTCGCGCGGGGCGGCACGCTGCACCAGCACCTCGACGGCCACCGCCAGGCCGAGCCGGGGGTGCAGCCCACGCACGAGGTCGAGGTCCGCGAGGGCTCGCTGCTGGCGCGGACGCTCGGGGCGACCGAGGCGCGCGTCAACTCCTTCCACCACCAGGCCGTCGCCGTCCTCGGCAAGGGCCTGCAGGTCACGGCCTATGCGCCCGACGGGGTCATCGAGGCGTTCGAGGCGCCTGGTCGCAAGCTGTACCTCGGCGTGCAGTGGCACGCCGAGACGCTGGTCGACGACCCCGCGCAGCTCGCGCTGTTCGAGCTGCTCGTGGCGCGCGCGGCGGGCCGGCTGATGCCGGCGGGCACCGCCCCGGTGATGGCCCCGCCGCGCTGGCGTCCCGCCCCGCGCGTGCCGGCGCGGCGCAGCACGCCGGCCTCGCGGCGCCGCTAG
- a CDS encoding LysR family transcriptional regulator: MPELRALRTFVAVAEELSFTRAAERLHLGQQAVSKSVANLERELGVELLERTTREVRLTAAGAELLEAGRDALLAADTAFERAREAGRGLSGTVTVGVSPAIGSGERSEVVAVLRDGAPDLSVAVVEVRPRDVRAQLQAGTVDLVLVRAAGLTDGVDSAALRPTPTVLVVPEDHRLAGRGPLDVAELDGERLMVFSPPGTPYTDLLLTRLAAGGARVEPVEARVTGDRRFPELAAAGAVTLVAAPWDPVPGLVAVELATEVTLPLLVLWPAGRPTPVVRRVRDALSSAGRAA; encoded by the coding sequence GTGCCTGAGCTGCGGGCGCTGCGCACCTTCGTCGCGGTGGCGGAGGAGCTGAGCTTCACCCGCGCGGCCGAGCGCCTGCACCTCGGCCAGCAGGCGGTGTCGAAGTCCGTCGCCAACCTCGAGCGCGAGCTCGGCGTCGAGCTGCTCGAGCGCACGACGCGCGAGGTCCGGCTGACCGCCGCGGGCGCCGAGCTCCTGGAGGCCGGGCGCGACGCCCTGCTGGCCGCCGACACGGCGTTCGAGCGCGCGCGGGAGGCGGGGCGCGGCCTCAGCGGCACGGTGACGGTCGGCGTCTCCCCCGCCATCGGCTCGGGCGAGCGCTCCGAGGTCGTCGCCGTGCTGCGCGACGGCGCGCCCGACCTGTCGGTCGCGGTGGTCGAGGTGCGCCCGCGCGACGTCCGCGCCCAGCTGCAGGCAGGGACCGTCGACCTGGTGCTCGTGCGCGCGGCGGGCCTGACCGACGGCGTCGACAGCGCCGCGCTGCGCCCGACGCCGACGGTGCTCGTCGTGCCCGAGGACCACCGCCTCGCCGGGCGCGGGCCGCTCGACGTCGCCGAGCTCGACGGCGAGCGCCTCATGGTCTTCAGCCCGCCGGGGACGCCGTACACCGACCTGCTGCTCACGCGGCTGGCCGCGGGCGGGGCGCGGGTCGAGCCCGTCGAGGCCCGGGTGACCGGCGACCGCCGCTTCCCGGAGCTCGCCGCCGCGGGCGCCGTGACCCTCGTCGCCGCGCCGTGGGACCCGGTGCCCGGGCTGGTCGCGGTCGAGCTGGCCACGGAGGTCACGCTGCCGCTGCTGGTCCTCTGGCCCGCCGGACGGCCGACGCCCGTGGTCCGTCGCGTGCGCGACGCCCTGAGCTCCGCGGGACGCGCGGCCTGA